A segment of the Agrobacterium tumefaciens genome:
CTTCGGACGCAGGCGGTCGGCAAGAGGTCGCCTGTTGGCAACCTCTGTCGGAACCTGCGGCGCGAAGAGGTCATCGCTCATCGAAGGAACTGCCGGATGCGTTGACCGTCGCGCATGATTTCCACTCGCCAGAAACCGGGATTGTCATCCAGCACCTTCTCGACGGCCGCTGTCGAAGAGACATCCTCTCCGTTCAGCGACAGCAGAATGTCCTTCGGCTGGAAACCGACGCGGTAAGCCGGTGAGCCGCGTTTGACGTCGACAATGACAACACCGTTCACCTGCGAGGGCATGCGCAGCTCATCCGCCAGTTTCGGCGAAAGGTTTGCGACAGTGGCGCCGGCAAAGGGATTGCGACCTTCAATCAGGCGCTCGTCGCGCGGTGCCGTTTCAGGCGCGGAATCAAGCGCAATGGTGACCTTTCGGGCCTGCCCCTTGTCCATGACCGTCAACTCGGCAGATTTGCCGATACCCGCCGTCGTCAGGCGGTAGCCCAGCGCGTCTGGATGCTCTACCTCAATACCGTTGACGGCCGTGATGACCTGTCCCGGCTCGACGCCAGCCTTCTCGGCAGGACCGCCCTTCACGACGCTGACAACCAGCGCACCTCTGGCACGGTCAAGGCCAAGCGCCTCTGCGACATCGGATGTGACGGGATCGAAGGTCGCACCGATATAGGGACGCTGGAAGCTGGCATCACCCTTTTCCGCAGCGGCAATGAACACCCGGACCAGATTGGCCGGAATGGCAAACCCGATACCGTTGGAACCGCCACCTTTGGAGAAGATCGCCGTGTTGATGCCGATCAGCTCACCGTTCATGTTCATCAACGCGCCACCCGAGTTGCCCGGATTGATGGAGGCATCGGTCTGGATAAAGAAACCGAAATCGCCCTGAACCACCTGATTGCGCGCCAGCGCCGAAACGATACCGCTGGTCACCGTCTGGCCGACACCAAACGGGTTACCGATGGCAAGCACGAGATCGCCGACTTCGACCGCATCCGAATTGCCGAGCGGCAACATTGGGAATTGTTCCTTGGCGTCGATCTGCAGCACGGCAAGGTCAAGCCGGTCGTCTTTCAGCAGAACCTTGGACGCAAACTCCCGACCATCGGCAAGGGCCACCTTAATATCGTCGGCGCCGTCGATCACGTGGTTGTTCGTCACCACAAGACCACCGGCCGTAAGAATAACGCCGGAACCGAGCGACGATTGTTTTTCCGTGCGGTTCGGCAATTGCTGGCCGAAGAACTGCTCAAAGAACGGATCGCCAGCGAACGGCGAAAGTCGGCGCTGGACGGCACGCTCGGCATAGACGTTGACCACGGCTCCGGCAGTGCGCTTGACGAGCGGCGCGAAGGACAACTGCATTTCCGTGTGACTGGTCGGTACAGTCTTGTTGTCTTGTGCACCCGCCGCGCCTGGCAGGAAAAGAAGGGCAGCGACAAGGCCGCTGGACAGACATTTCAACATGCTCGGCATGTGATTCCTCATCTTCATCAGTATGATAAAGTTATAACCAGCCAGCCTATAAATGAAAGCACGGCAAGATGATGGCTGGCGCTTTCAAGAATGGGCGGATGGAACAAACCGATGCCTTCCGGCTTTCAAACCCTGACAATATTCAGGGATACAGACAGCATGACGTTCAAAACCGGTTTCTTTGCCCTTTCCATCGCTGCGGTAACGATCATCACCGCCGCACCAGCCCACGCCGCCAGTTTCGACTGTGAAAAGCAGGATCTGGCGGCCGACGAAAAGGCGATCTGCGACAATCGTGTTCTCAACGATCTCGACGTCAAGATGGTAACGACCTTCGACATTCTCACGCAGCTTATGGCGATGGGCGCGCGCGACACGCTACGCGACGAACAAAGCCAGTGGCTGAAGAGACGCCAGGAATGCGGTGCGGATGCCACCTGCCTGACCGGCGCCTATCACGAGCGGATGAAGAAACTCAACGAAGCCTTTGAAAGCATTTCCCGCCCCCTATAAGTCAGGCTGCTAAGTCAGGCTGCGCGAATAATCTCCCCCATCAGCCCATGCAACTGGTCGCGGTAACCGGTTCTGGCGGAGGGGGCATCCTCACGCGACGTCATCACCACCGAAAGCTTTTTAGCGGGCACGATGTAGAGCATCTGCCCGCCATAACCCCAGGCGTAATAAACCTGCTCTCCCGCCATCTCCTTGATGAACCAGCAGTAACCGTAACCGTCGCCATTGAACACGGAATTGGTCCGTTGCTGCCATGACTGGTCGATCCAGGCCTGCGGCAGCAATCGCTCACCATCCGGCGTCACGCCGCCGCGCCGATAAAGCTCGCCAAAGGCCAGCAGTGACCGCGCCGTCATCGCCATCTGGTTGCCACCGAGATAGATGCCCTGCGGATCGCGTTCCCACGCGCCGATCGAAAAACCTTTCAATGGACGAAACCACTCGCGTGCCAAGGCCAATGTCGAGCGGCCCGACGCCTTGGTGAGAATGGCCGAGAGCAGGTGGGTGGAACCGGTCGAGTAAAGCATGCCACCGCCCGGCTCGCCCGCGAAACCGGAGCCCAGCGCCGTCCGCACCCAATCCCGGCTGGACACCCATCGACCGTAATTCGGCCCTGACATGCGCTCCAGGCCGGACTGCATGGAAAGCAGATTGCCAATGGTAACCCTTTCCAGCCTCGGATCGGGATTGGTTGGAAAACTGCTCCGCAACACCGTTGCAATCGGCTGCTCCACGCCATCAAGAACCTTTTTGTCGATCGCCATGCCAACCAGAGCAGAGACGATGGATTTCGACGCGGACTTGATGTTGGTGGAGCCGTTGAGCGCCGCACCGTGATAGGCGCGGCTCGCGGTCTCGTTGCCATCAACGCTAACGATCACAGTCTTGAGGCTGGAAAGCGCATCCGCATTCCTCAAGGCAGGCTCGAAACGATCATTTCCCCCGCCGGTCTGGGCGCGGGCGATGGAAGCAAAGGGCAAGGCGCCGAGAATGGCGAGCGCTGTTCGTCTTTTCATAAAGGCGAGATAGGAACGGGTTGAATTCGGAAAAGGCATGTTCGGCGCACATCACTCCAACGTGACCGGTAGAATTCTTCTGGTTTCGAATGCTTATTGAATATGTTCAAAGGCTTAGATGGATTTTTGGAATCACATCCCCAAAGACTTGAATCGCTTTCTGAAGCTGCAGTCCTCAACAAAAAAGCCGCCCCTGAGGGCGGCTTTCGTATTGGCTTCAAGCGAACGCTCTATCACTCGGCGTCAGGCAGAATGCGAACGGCACCCTTGTCAGCGCTGGCAGCAAAGGCAGCATAGGCCTTGAGCGCCGTGGTGACGTTACGCTTGCGCGGTGCGGCCGGCTTCCAGCCAAGCTGGTCCTGCTCGGCGCGGCGCGACGCGAGTTCTGCATCCGCGACCTTGAGGTTGATCGTACGGTTGGGGATATCGATTTCAATCGTATCACCCTGGCGCACGAGACCGATGGCGCCGCCCTGCCCGGCTTCCGGCGAGGCGTGACCAATGGACAGACCAGAGGTGCCGCCCGAGAAGCGACCGTCAGTGATGAGCGCGCAGGCTTTGCCGAGGCCCTTGGACTTGAGGTAGCTGGTCGGATAGAGCATTTCCTGCATGCCCGGGCCGCCCTTTGGTCCTTCATAGCGAATGACCACGACGTCACCTGCCTTGACCTCGTTGCCGAGAATGCCCTTCACGGCCGCATCCTGGCTTTCATAGA
Coding sequences within it:
- a CDS encoding DegQ family serine endoprotease; this translates as MPSMLKCLSSGLVAALLFLPGAAGAQDNKTVPTSHTEMQLSFAPLVKRTAGAVVNVYAERAVQRRLSPFAGDPFFEQFFGQQLPNRTEKQSSLGSGVILTAGGLVVTNNHVIDGADDIKVALADGREFASKVLLKDDRLDLAVLQIDAKEQFPMLPLGNSDAVEVGDLVLAIGNPFGVGQTVTSGIVSALARNQVVQGDFGFFIQTDASINPGNSGGALMNMNGELIGINTAIFSKGGGSNGIGFAIPANLVRVFIAAAEKGDASFQRPYIGATFDPVTSDVAEALGLDRARGALVVSVVKGGPAEKAGVEPGQVITAVNGIEVEHPDALGYRLTTAGIGKSAELTVMDKGQARKVTIALDSAPETAPRDERLIEGRNPFAGATVANLSPKLADELRMPSQVNGVVIVDVKRGSPAYRVGFQPKDILLSLNGEDVSSTAAVEKVLDDNPGFWRVEIMRDGQRIRQFLR
- a CDS encoding serine hydrolase; this translates as MKRRTALAILGALPFASIARAQTGGGNDRFEPALRNADALSSLKTVIVSVDGNETASRAYHGAALNGSTNIKSASKSIVSALVGMAIDKKVLDGVEQPIATVLRSSFPTNPDPRLERVTIGNLLSMQSGLERMSGPNYGRWVSSRDWVRTALGSGFAGEPGGGMLYSTGSTHLLSAILTKASGRSTLALAREWFRPLKGFSIGAWERDPQGIYLGGNQMAMTARSLLAFGELYRRGGVTPDGERLLPQAWIDQSWQQRTNSVFNGDGYGYCWFIKEMAGEQVYYAWGYGGQMLYIVPAKKLSVVMTSREDAPSARTGYRDQLHGLMGEIIRAA